The Streptomyces sp. SS1-1 genome has a segment encoding these proteins:
- a CDS encoding IucA/IucC family C-terminal-domain containing protein, with protein MDLDPGLALLRPLGGFFALRTPPEAPRAGTPLARAYADGDALDLRVRHVARALRTGEDRVAASVAQQGLAARLWSVTLGCAALYGAVPDLDPELLHWDPATSAPDDLWLGATRARPADAATVATVVLDGHLEPLAAALGRRHKVAGGLLWGNAGSALAATARQLDGWTRAHGRADAAARTRGLTARLLAHPLLAGTGTLTGTAFRRHSCCLYYRVPGGGLCGDCCLTRPPRSSPHAPSG; from the coding sequence GTGGACCTCGACCCCGGCCTCGCCCTGCTCCGCCCGCTCGGCGGCTTCTTCGCCCTGCGCACCCCGCCGGAGGCGCCGCGGGCCGGGACGCCCCTGGCCCGCGCGTACGCCGACGGCGACGCCCTGGACCTGCGGGTCCGGCATGTCGCGCGCGCCCTGCGGACCGGGGAGGACCGGGTCGCCGCGTCCGTCGCCCAGCAGGGCCTGGCCGCCCGCCTCTGGTCGGTCACCCTGGGCTGCGCCGCGCTCTACGGGGCCGTCCCCGACCTCGATCCGGAGCTGCTGCACTGGGACCCGGCCACCTCCGCCCCAGACGACCTGTGGCTCGGCGCGACGCGCGCACGGCCCGCCGACGCGGCGACCGTCGCCACCGTCGTCCTGGACGGGCACCTGGAACCCCTCGCCGCCGCCCTGGGCCGACGGCACAAGGTGGCCGGCGGGCTGCTGTGGGGCAACGCCGGATCGGCCCTCGCGGCGACCGCCCGGCAACTCGACGGCTGGACCCGCGCCCACGGCCGGGCCGACGCCGCCGCCCGCACCCGCGGCCTGACCGCCCGGCTCCTCGCCCACCCTCTCCTCGCCGGCACCGGCACCCTCACCGGGACGGCCTTCCGGCGCCACAGCTGCTGCCTCTACTACCGGGTGCCCGGCGGCGGCCTGTGCGGCGACTGCTGCCTCACCCGGCCCCCGCGCTCTTCCCCGCACGCCCCATCTGGGTGA
- a CDS encoding wax ester/triacylglycerol synthase family O-acyltransferase: MTSDLLAPLDLAFWNIESAEHPMHLGALGVFMAHTPTAGAHAADLLAARAAAVPGLRMRIRDAWRPRGLLRSPFSFGGAAREPAPDFDPLDHVRLHAPTADFQAAAGRLMERPLQRGRPPWEAHVLPGEDGVSFAVLFKFHHALADGLRALTLAAAVLDPMDLPARRPRPEEPARGRLPDVRRLPDVVRGAVSDVGRALDIGASVAVSTLATRSTPALTAEPSGTRRTAGVVVDIDDVHRVRKAVGGTVNDVLIAVVAGALRRWLDERGDGSEGVAPRALIPVSRRRPRTAHPQGNRLSGYLMRLPVDDPDPLRRLAAVRSAMDRNKDAGPHRGAGAVALLADHVPALGHRFAGPLVAQAARLWFDILVTSVPLPGIPLKLGGHPVAEVYPFAPLARGQSLAVAISTYRGGVHFGLVADGRAVPDLGVLAGAITEEVAALITACDP, encoded by the coding sequence TTGACTTCCGACCTGCTCGCCCCTCTCGACCTTGCGTTCTGGAACATCGAGTCCGCCGAACACCCGATGCACCTGGGGGCGCTCGGCGTGTTCATGGCGCACACCCCGACCGCGGGCGCCCACGCGGCCGACCTGCTCGCCGCGCGGGCCGCCGCCGTGCCGGGGCTGCGGATGCGTATCCGCGATGCCTGGCGCCCGCGTGGTCTGCTGCGGTCGCCGTTCTCGTTCGGCGGCGCCGCCCGCGAGCCCGCCCCCGACTTCGACCCGCTCGACCACGTCCGGCTGCACGCGCCGACCGCCGACTTCCAGGCGGCGGCCGGACGGCTGATGGAGCGCCCCCTGCAGCGCGGCCGGCCCCCGTGGGAGGCACACGTCCTGCCCGGCGAGGACGGGGTGTCGTTCGCGGTCCTGTTCAAGTTCCACCACGCCCTCGCCGACGGCCTGCGCGCGCTGACCCTGGCCGCCGCCGTCCTCGACCCGATGGACCTGCCCGCCCGCCGGCCCCGCCCCGAGGAGCCCGCGCGCGGCCGGCTGCCCGATGTGCGCCGGCTCCCCGACGTGGTGCGCGGCGCCGTGTCCGACGTGGGCCGGGCCCTGGACATCGGGGCCTCCGTCGCCGTGTCCACCCTGGCCACCCGCTCCACGCCCGCGCTCACCGCCGAGCCGAGCGGCACCCGCCGTACCGCCGGAGTCGTCGTCGACATCGACGACGTGCACCGCGTCCGCAAGGCCGTCGGCGGCACCGTCAACGACGTCCTGATCGCGGTCGTCGCCGGCGCCCTGCGCCGCTGGCTGGACGAGCGCGGCGACGGCAGCGAGGGCGTCGCGCCCCGCGCCCTCATCCCGGTCTCCCGGCGCCGCCCACGCACCGCGCACCCCCAGGGCAACCGCCTCTCCGGCTATCTGATGCGGCTCCCGGTGGACGACCCCGACCCGCTGCGCCGCCTCGCCGCGGTCCGGTCGGCCATGGACCGCAACAAGGACGCGGGCCCCCACCGGGGCGCCGGGGCGGTCGCCCTGCTCGCCGACCACGTGCCGGCGCTCGGTCACCGCTTCGCCGGGCCGCTGGTCGCCCAGGCGGCGCGGCTCTGGTTCGACATCCTGGTCACCAGCGTCCCGCTCCCCGGCATCCCGCTGAAGCTCGGCGGGCACCCCGTGGCCGAGGTCTATCCCTTCGCCCCGCTGGCCCGGGGTCAGTCGCTGGCCGTCGCGATCTCGACGTACCGGGGTGGTGTGCACTTCGGTCTCGTGGCCGACGGGCGGGCCGTTCCGGATCTCGGGGTCCTCGCCGGTGCGATCACCGAGGAGGTCGCGGCACTGATCACCGCCTGCGACCCCTGA
- a CDS encoding GDSL-type esterase/lipase family protein, whose product MNTEHDWITTTVTADLLRGALDTERTEHGLLPHRLPARARAQNTDGQLAMAESHPSGVRLVFRTRATTVELDALPTRRSYVGVPERPAGVYDLLADGRLVAQGSVDGGNVITVDMTAGTDEYRSGPPGTVRFDGLPEGDKDVEIWLPHNETIELIALRTDAPVEPARDPGRKVWLHHGSSISHGSDAASPTGIWPAAAAALGDVELINLGLAGSALLDPFTARALRDTAADFISVKIGINLVNLDLMRLRAFGPAVHGFLDTVREGHPTTPLLVVSPILCPIHEDTPGPCAPDFTGLREGRLRFAAMGDPAERATGKLTLNVIRDELSRIVRERAADDPHLHYLDGRELYGEADFEELPLPDGLHPDAATHRRIGERFAKLAFGVDGPFAQEI is encoded by the coding sequence ATGAACACCGAGCACGACTGGATCACCACCACGGTCACCGCGGACCTGCTGCGCGGCGCCCTCGACACCGAGCGGACCGAGCACGGGCTGCTGCCGCACCGGCTGCCCGCCCGCGCCCGTGCGCAGAACACCGACGGGCAGCTGGCCATGGCCGAGTCGCATCCGTCCGGCGTACGGCTCGTCTTCCGCACCCGGGCCACCACGGTCGAGCTCGACGCCCTGCCCACCCGGCGCAGCTACGTCGGCGTGCCCGAGCGCCCCGCCGGCGTGTACGACCTGCTCGCCGACGGACGCCTGGTGGCACAGGGCAGCGTCGACGGCGGCAACGTCATCACCGTCGACATGACGGCGGGCACCGACGAGTACCGCTCGGGGCCGCCCGGCACCGTCCGCTTCGACGGGCTGCCCGAGGGCGACAAGGACGTCGAGATCTGGCTCCCGCACAACGAGACGATCGAGCTGATCGCGCTGCGCACCGACGCGCCCGTCGAGCCCGCCCGCGACCCCGGCCGCAAGGTGTGGCTGCACCACGGCAGTTCCATCAGCCACGGCTCCGACGCCGCGAGCCCCACCGGCATCTGGCCCGCCGCCGCGGCCGCCCTCGGCGACGTGGAGCTGATCAACCTGGGCCTGGCGGGGAGCGCCCTGCTCGACCCGTTCACCGCCCGCGCCCTGCGCGACACCGCCGCCGACTTCATCAGCGTCAAGATCGGGATCAACCTGGTCAACCTCGACCTCATGCGGCTGCGTGCCTTCGGGCCCGCCGTCCACGGCTTCCTCGACACCGTCCGCGAAGGGCACCCGACGACACCGCTGCTGGTGGTCTCGCCCATCCTGTGCCCGATCCACGAGGACACCCCCGGGCCCTGCGCCCCGGACTTCACGGGTCTGCGGGAGGGCCGGCTGCGGTTCGCGGCGATGGGCGACCCCGCGGAGCGCGCGACCGGGAAGCTGACGCTGAACGTCATCCGGGACGAGCTGTCCCGAATCGTGCGGGAGCGGGCCGCCGACGACCCGCACCTGCACTACCTCGACGGCCGCGAGCTCTACGGCGAGGCGGACTTCGAGGAGCTGCCGCTCCCCGACGGCCTGCACCCCGACGCGGCGACCCACCGCCGTATCGGCGAGCGGTTCGCGAAGCTGGCCTTCGGCGTCGACGGGCCGTTCGCCCAGGAGATCTGA
- a CDS encoding TetR/AcrR family transcriptional regulator, with translation MARVGLTPDRLVRAGAELADEIGFEQVTASELARRFGVKVASLYSHVRNTQDLRTRIALFALEEMADRAADAVAGRAGKDALVAFANVYRDYEREHPGRAAAARTPLDPETAARSAGPRHAQMTRAILRGYDLTEPDATHAVRLLGSVFHGYSSLESAGGFRHSAPDSEETWNRILDALDSLLRNWPTEPTS, from the coding sequence GTGGCACGCGTAGGACTCACCCCGGACCGGCTGGTCCGCGCCGGCGCCGAGCTGGCCGACGAGATCGGCTTCGAGCAGGTCACCGCGTCGGAACTGGCACGGCGCTTCGGCGTCAAGGTCGCGAGCCTGTACTCGCACGTCAGGAACACCCAGGACCTGCGGACGAGGATCGCCCTGTTCGCGCTGGAGGAGATGGCCGACCGGGCCGCCGACGCCGTCGCCGGACGGGCCGGCAAGGACGCCCTGGTCGCCTTCGCCAACGTCTACCGCGACTACGAGCGCGAGCACCCCGGCCGGGCCGCCGCCGCCCGCACGCCGCTCGACCCCGAGACGGCCGCCCGCAGCGCCGGGCCCCGGCACGCGCAGATGACCCGGGCGATCCTGCGCGGCTACGACCTGACCGAACCGGACGCCACGCACGCGGTCCGGCTGCTCGGAAGCGTCTTCCACGGGTACTCCAGCCTGGAGTCGGCGGGCGGCTTCCGGCACAGCGCGCCCGACTCCGAGGAGACCTGGAACCGGATCCTGGACGCCCTGGACTCCTTGCTGCGCAACTGGCCCACCGAGCCCACCTCCTGA
- the glgA gene encoding glycogen synthase, producing the protein MRVGLLTREYPPDVYGGAGVHVEFLARELRELVDLEVHCWGEGRTVGVRRHRPWPALDTANDALRTFSVDLAMAAALAGRELIHSHTWYANLAGHLGKLQYGIPHVLTAHSLEPLRPWKAEQLGGGYALSSWAERTAVESADAVIAVSGAMREDILGCYPALDPDRVHVVHNGIDTTLYRPDPRTDVLARFGIDADRPYVLFVGRITRQKGVPHLLRAVRDIDPAAQVVLCAGAPDTPEIDREFRDLYEELSRVRAGVHWIPQMLPRPEVIQLLTHAAVFVCPSVYEPLGIVNLEAMACGTPVVASRVGGIPEVVEDGRTGLLVPLDDDFEAGLARALDTLVGDREAARRMGEAGRERAVGEFGWDAVARRTVRLYGEILKQA; encoded by the coding sequence GTGCGAGTGGGACTGCTGACCCGGGAGTACCCGCCGGACGTGTACGGCGGCGCGGGCGTCCATGTCGAGTTCCTGGCACGGGAGTTGCGCGAGCTCGTCGACCTCGAGGTGCACTGCTGGGGCGAGGGCCGCACGGTCGGCGTACGACGGCACCGCCCCTGGCCGGCGCTCGACACCGCCAACGACGCGCTGCGCACCTTCTCGGTGGACCTGGCGATGGCCGCCGCCCTCGCCGGCCGCGAACTGATCCACTCCCACACCTGGTACGCCAACCTCGCCGGCCACCTCGGCAAGCTCCAGTACGGCATCCCGCACGTGCTGACCGCGCACTCCCTGGAGCCGCTGCGGCCCTGGAAGGCCGAGCAACTCGGCGGCGGATACGCCCTGTCGAGCTGGGCGGAGCGCACCGCCGTCGAGTCCGCCGACGCGGTCATCGCCGTCTCGGGCGCCATGCGCGAGGACATCCTCGGCTGCTACCCGGCGCTGGACCCGGACCGCGTCCACGTCGTGCACAACGGCATCGACACCACCCTGTACCGCCCCGACCCGCGCACCGACGTCCTCGCCCGCTTCGGCATCGACGCCGACCGCCCCTATGTGCTGTTCGTCGGCCGCATCACCCGCCAGAAGGGCGTGCCCCATCTGCTGCGGGCGGTACGGGACATCGACCCCGCCGCGCAGGTGGTGCTCTGCGCGGGCGCCCCCGACACCCCGGAGATCGACCGCGAGTTCCGCGACCTGTACGAGGAGCTGAGCCGGGTGCGGGCGGGCGTGCACTGGATCCCGCAGATGCTGCCGCGCCCGGAGGTCATCCAACTCCTCACGCACGCGGCGGTGTTCGTCTGCCCCTCGGTGTACGAGCCGCTGGGCATCGTGAACCTGGAGGCGATGGCCTGCGGCACGCCGGTGGTGGCGTCCCGGGTCGGCGGCATCCCGGAGGTCGTCGAGGACGGCCGGACCGGACTGCTGGTCCCGCTGGACGACGACTTCGAGGCGGGCCTCGCCCGGGCCCTGGACACGCTCGTGGGGGACCGGGAGGCGGCCCGGCGGATGGGCGAGGCCGGACGGGAGCGCGCGGTGGGGGAGTTCGGCTGGGACGCCGTGGCCCGCCGCACGGTCCGGCTCTACGGGGAGATCCTGAAACAGGCTTAG
- a CDS encoding DMT family transporter encodes MSALALSVLLSLVSAVAYAGGAIVQERVAVSSPGQQFAPMRRPGWWAAIALNGLGGLLHVVALAYGPLSLVQPLGALTIVFALPMAALFVGRRAGATAWRGAVMATVGLAGLLSLVAASPAQSLDTAERVAVALVTGGLVVALMVAGRAAHRHPAVRSTLLASASGIAFGMSSVFTKVVAVDWNGGVSLGDLPALGTIGVFATAGLMLSQAAYRGAGLAAPLATLTVVNPVVAAAVGLTLFDEAFRYGTTGTVLALGCGVVAAGGLILLTTERLASAAPVPAPETVPSAPREEIVVPDVPGLPDVPEVPDVLEDLLVPAHAAQVAAGDAGPRPVCLYGLFPGLYDPPPSADRHRIRVTS; translated from the coding sequence ATGAGCGCCCTCGCGTTGTCCGTGCTGCTCTCCCTGGTCTCGGCCGTCGCCTACGCCGGCGGCGCGATCGTGCAGGAGCGCGTCGCGGTGTCCTCCCCCGGGCAGCAGTTCGCGCCGATGCGCCGGCCCGGCTGGTGGGCCGCGATCGCGCTGAACGGCCTCGGCGGTCTGCTGCACGTGGTGGCGCTGGCGTACGGCCCGCTGAGCCTGGTGCAGCCCCTCGGCGCGCTGACGATCGTGTTCGCGCTGCCCATGGCGGCGCTCTTCGTGGGCCGCAGGGCCGGCGCGACCGCCTGGCGGGGTGCCGTGATGGCGACCGTGGGCCTGGCGGGCCTGCTCTCCCTGGTCGCCGCGTCCCCGGCGCAGTCGCTGGACACGGCCGAGCGGGTGGCCGTGGCCCTGGTGACCGGCGGCCTCGTCGTGGCGCTGATGGTCGCGGGCCGCGCCGCGCACCGGCACCCGGCGGTGCGCAGCACCCTGCTCGCCAGCGCCTCGGGCATCGCGTTCGGCATGTCCTCCGTGTTCACCAAGGTCGTCGCCGTCGACTGGAACGGCGGGGTGTCCCTCGGCGACCTTCCGGCGCTCGGCACCATCGGGGTCTTCGCGACGGCCGGCCTGATGCTGTCGCAGGCCGCCTACCGGGGCGCGGGCCTGGCGGCGCCGCTGGCCACGCTGACGGTGGTGAACCCGGTCGTGGCGGCCGCCGTCGGCCTCACCCTGTTCGACGAGGCCTTCCGGTACGGCACCACGGGGACCGTGCTCGCGCTCGGCTGCGGTGTGGTCGCCGCGGGCGGCCTGATCCTGCTGACGACCGAGCGGCTGGCCTCCGCCGCCCCCGTCCCGGCGCCGGAGACGGTCCCGTCGGCGCCGCGCGAGGAGATCGTCGTCCCGGACGTGCCCGGCCTCCCGGACGTGCCGGAGGTCCCGGACGTGCTGGAGGACCTGCTCGTCCCGGCGCACGCTGCCCAGGTGGCCGCCGGGGACGCCGGGCCGCGGCCGGTCTGCCTGTACGGCCTCTTCCCCGGCCTCTACGACCCGCCGCCGTCGGCCGACCGGCACCGGATCCGGGTCACATCCTGA
- the glgC gene encoding glucose-1-phosphate adenylyltransferase: MRGGGPSVLGIVLAGGEGKRLMPLTADRAKPAVTFGGTYRLVDFVLSNLVNAGILRICVLTQYKSHSLDRHITTTWRMSSLLGNYVTPVPAQQRLGPRWYLGSADAILQSLNLIHDERPEYVAVFGADHVYRMDPRQMLEQHIESGAGVTVAGIRVPRTESSAFGVISPGPDGQTVRGFLEKPADPPGLADDPERVFASMGNYVFTTKALVEALQRDAEDETSVHDMGGSILPQLTERGEAQLYDFQANHVPGETSRDRGYWRDVGTLDAYYDAHMDLIAERPAFNLYNRSWPIYTHSGQLSPARFNAGGIAGESIISAGCLIRGQVTRSVLSPGVVVDPGAVVQGSVLHDNVHIGRGAVVRGAVLDKNVDVPPGATIGVNPDRDVELYTVSQGGVIALGKGQRVS, translated from the coding sequence ATGCGTGGTGGTGGACCTTCGGTACTCGGCATCGTTCTGGCGGGCGGGGAGGGCAAACGCCTGATGCCCCTGACCGCCGACCGCGCGAAACCGGCGGTCACGTTCGGCGGCACCTACCGGCTCGTCGACTTCGTCCTGTCCAACCTCGTCAACGCCGGCATCCTGCGCATCTGCGTCCTCACGCAGTACAAGTCGCACTCGCTGGACCGGCACATCACCACGACGTGGCGGATGTCGAGCCTGCTCGGCAACTACGTCACCCCGGTCCCGGCCCAGCAGCGGCTCGGCCCGCGCTGGTACCTCGGCAGCGCCGACGCCATCCTGCAGTCGCTGAACCTGATCCACGACGAACGCCCCGAGTATGTCGCCGTGTTCGGCGCCGACCACGTGTACCGCATGGACCCGCGCCAGATGCTGGAGCAGCACATCGAGAGCGGCGCGGGCGTCACCGTCGCGGGCATCCGGGTGCCGCGCACCGAGTCCTCGGCCTTCGGGGTGATCAGCCCCGGCCCGGACGGGCAGACCGTGCGCGGCTTCCTGGAGAAGCCGGCCGACCCGCCCGGTCTCGCGGACGACCCGGAGCGCGTGTTCGCCTCCATGGGCAACTACGTCTTCACCACCAAGGCGCTCGTCGAGGCGCTCCAGCGGGACGCCGAGGACGAGACGTCCGTGCACGACATGGGCGGTTCGATCCTGCCCCAGCTCACCGAGCGGGGCGAGGCGCAGCTGTACGACTTCCAGGCCAACCACGTCCCCGGCGAGACCAGCCGCGACCGCGGCTACTGGCGGGACGTGGGCACCCTGGACGCGTACTACGACGCCCACATGGACCTGATCGCCGAGCGCCCGGCGTTCAACCTGTACAACCGCAGCTGGCCGATCTACACCCACTCGGGCCAGCTCTCCCCGGCCCGGTTCAACGCGGGCGGCATCGCCGGCGAGTCCATCATCAGCGCGGGCTGCCTGATCCGCGGGCAGGTCACCCGGTCGGTGCTGTCGCCGGGTGTGGTGGTGGACCCGGGGGCGGTCGTGCAGGGGTCGGTGCTGCACGACAACGTGCACATCGGGCGGGGTGCGGTGGTGCGGGGCGCGGTCCTCGACAAGAACGTCGACGTGCCGCCGGGCGCCACCATCGGCGTCAACCCGGACCGGGACGTGGAGCTGTACACGGTGTCCCAGGGCGGTGTGATCGCGCTCGGCAAGGGGCAGCGGGTGTCGTAG
- a CDS encoding transglycosylase family protein: protein MAVRGRHRRYQPNRINRASLTVTAGGAGIALPLIGTGVAQAADLDTWNKVAACESTGRWHVNTGNGYFGGLQFAQSTWEAYGGTRYAARADLATKDQQIAVAEKVLEGQGPGAWPQCSVRAGLTRGGGSPGVHPDSATTKAVGDTTRAAAKKTSVQDVQPQTTPQSRAGRAEMYTVVPGDTLSRIAEDRNVRGGWRGLYAANRTTVGADPDLILPGQRLALRGKAAAPEAPARKAAPKSPARKPAGEPARKKQTTDREERVTKSGGSLVAPVGASTGTPYRKAGSSWSKGYHTGVDFPVPTGTSVKSVGAGTVVSAGWEGSFGYQVVVRHADGRYTQYAHLSAISVKDGQSVGAGQRIGRSGSTGNSTGPHLHFEVRTGPGFGSDIDPVAYLRAGGVRM from the coding sequence ATGGCCGTACGCGGCCGGCACCGCCGGTATCAGCCGAACAGGATCAACCGCGCCTCGCTCACCGTCACCGCGGGCGGCGCGGGCATCGCCCTCCCGCTCATCGGCACCGGTGTCGCCCAGGCCGCCGACCTGGACACCTGGAACAAGGTCGCCGCCTGCGAGTCCACCGGCCGGTGGCACGTCAACACCGGCAACGGTTACTTCGGCGGCCTGCAGTTCGCCCAGTCCACCTGGGAGGCGTACGGCGGCACCCGGTACGCGGCCCGCGCGGATCTGGCCACGAAGGACCAGCAGATCGCCGTGGCCGAGAAGGTGCTCGAGGGGCAGGGGCCCGGCGCCTGGCCGCAGTGCTCGGTCCGGGCGGGACTGACCAGGGGCGGGGGCAGCCCCGGCGTGCACCCGGACTCGGCCACCACGAAGGCCGTCGGGGACACCACGCGGGCCGCGGCGAAGAAGACCTCCGTCCAGGACGTCCAGCCGCAGACCACGCCCCAGTCCCGTGCGGGCAGGGCCGAGATGTACACGGTGGTGCCGGGCGACACGCTGTCCCGGATCGCCGAGGACCGGAACGTGCGGGGCGGCTGGCGGGGCCTGTACGCCGCGAACCGTACGACCGTCGGAGCCGACCCCGACCTGATCCTGCCGGGCCAGCGTCTCGCGCTGCGCGGCAAGGCGGCCGCCCCCGAGGCGCCCGCCCGCAAGGCCGCCCCCAAGTCCCCGGCCCGCAAGCCCGCCGGGGAACCGGCACGGAAGAAGCAGACCACCGACCGCGAGGAACGCGTCACGAAGAGCGGCGGCTCGCTGGTCGCCCCGGTCGGCGCGAGCACCGGCACGCCCTACCGCAAGGCCGGCTCGTCCTGGTCGAAGGGCTACCACACGGGCGTCGACTTCCCCGTCCCGACCGGCACGTCCGTGAAGTCCGTCGGCGCCGGGACCGTGGTGAGCGCCGGCTGGGAGGGCTCGTTCGGCTACCAGGTGGTCGTCCGGCACGCCGACGGCCGCTACACGCAGTACGCCCATCTGTCCGCGATCTCCGTGAAGGACGGGCAGTCCGTGGGCGCCGGCCAGCGCATCGGGCGCTCCGGGTCCACGGGCAACAGCACGGGCCCGCACCTGCACTTCGAAGTGCGTACGGGCCCGGGCTTCGGCTCGGACATCGACCCGGTGGCCTATCTGCGGGCCGGCGGCGTCAGGATGTGA
- a CDS encoding SDR family NAD(P)-dependent oxidoreductase gives MTVTDDGSTAIRTEAGQEPADDVVYGPGIDPERLAVCLSVLEELDKLEIDHPDAIAVRRATAGVYRTVKQRRRQERRAAKTAHDKAVTEATATGSAQRIDDETEGLLPSSRTEEGRIAGILQRPRSCYTCKTRYVEVDYFYHQLCQDCAKLNRDKRDVRADLTGKRALLTGGRAKIGMYIALRLLRDGAHTTITTRFPKDAIRRFKAMDDSGDWLHRLEVVGIDLRDPAQAVALAERVAEAGPLDILVNNATQTVRRLPSAYAALVEGESAPLPAGELPAHQVIGAFNSGAVDGLTALPLGASGLDAQKVADLALVAGNASVARHLDGTAIDAGGLVPDVVESNTWVQTIDQISPVELLETQLCNYTSPFILISALRPSMAEAAKKATSGRAYVVNVSAMEGVFGRGYKGAGHPNTNAAKAAMNMVTRTSAQEMFETDGILMTSVDTGWITDERPHYDKLRLAEAGFHAPLDLVDGAARVYDPIVRGEAGEDLYGVFLKDYAPGKW, from the coding sequence ATGACGGTGACAGACGACGGCTCGACGGCGATCAGGACCGAGGCCGGACAGGAGCCCGCCGACGACGTCGTGTACGGCCCCGGCATCGACCCCGAGCGGCTGGCCGTCTGCCTCAGCGTGCTCGAGGAGCTCGACAAGCTGGAGATCGACCACCCCGACGCGATCGCCGTGCGCCGGGCCACCGCGGGCGTCTACCGCACCGTGAAGCAGCGCCGCCGCCAGGAACGCCGGGCGGCGAAGACCGCGCACGACAAGGCGGTCACGGAGGCCACCGCGACCGGCTCGGCCCAGCGCATCGACGACGAGACCGAGGGCCTGCTGCCCTCCTCCCGCACCGAGGAGGGCCGGATCGCGGGGATACTCCAGCGCCCGCGCTCCTGCTACACCTGCAAGACCCGGTACGTCGAGGTCGACTACTTCTACCACCAGCTCTGCCAGGACTGCGCCAAGCTCAACCGGGACAAGCGCGACGTGCGCGCCGACCTCACCGGCAAGCGCGCCCTGCTCACCGGCGGCCGGGCCAAGATCGGCATGTACATCGCCCTGCGGCTGCTGCGGGACGGCGCCCACACCACGATCACCACGCGCTTCCCGAAGGACGCCATCCGCCGCTTCAAGGCGATGGACGACTCGGGCGACTGGCTCCACCGCCTGGAGGTCGTCGGCATCGACCTGCGCGACCCCGCGCAGGCCGTGGCCCTCGCCGAGCGGGTCGCCGAGGCGGGCCCGCTCGACATCCTCGTGAACAACGCGACCCAGACCGTGCGCCGGCTGCCCTCCGCCTACGCCGCGCTGGTCGAGGGCGAGAGCGCCCCGCTGCCCGCCGGCGAGCTGCCCGCCCACCAGGTGATCGGCGCCTTCAACTCCGGCGCGGTCGACGGTCTCACCGCGCTGCCGCTGGGCGCGAGCGGCCTGGACGCCCAGAAGGTCGCCGACCTCGCCCTCGTGGCGGGCAACGCCAGCGTCGCCCGGCACCTGGACGGCACGGCCATCGACGCCGGCGGCCTGGTCCCCGACGTCGTGGAGTCCAACACCTGGGTGCAGACCATCGACCAGATCTCCCCGGTCGAGCTGCTGGAGACCCAGCTCTGCAACTACACCTCGCCCTTCATCCTGATCAGCGCGCTGCGGCCGAGCATGGCCGAGGCCGCGAAGAAGGCGACGAGCGGACGGGCGTACGTGGTGAACGTCTCCGCGATGGAGGGCGTCTTCGGCCGCGGCTACAAGGGCGCCGGGCACCCCAACACCAACGCCGCCAAGGCCGCGATGAACATGGTGACCCGCACCAGCGCGCAGGAGATGTTCGAGACCGACGGCATCCTGATGACGTCCGTCGACACCGGCTGGATCACCGACGAGCGCCCGCACTACGACAAGCTCCGGCTCGCCGAGGCCGGCTTCCACGCCCCGCTCGACCTGGTCGACGGTGCCGCCCGGGTCTACGACCCGATCGTGCGCGGTGAGGCGGGCGAGGACCTGTACGGCGTCTTCCTGAAGGACTACGCGCCCGGCAAGTGGTGA